Sequence from the Macrobrachium rosenbergii isolate ZJJX-2024 chromosome 26, ASM4041242v1, whole genome shotgun sequence genome:
cattggagagagagagagagagagagagagagagagagagagagagagagactctaaaaaCACTTGGCACATTTAATAGAATTGTTGCTGTCTTTCTTACTTAAAagttttgctaaatatttttttcttgtttttttttttaaatactcatatatgtatgtatatgtaatacatatatgtatacataaatatgtatatatatatatatataaatatgtaaatatatatacatatacacatatacatatacatatatatacatatgcatatacatattcatgtgaCAAAATAATTCCTACCCTATTTCCCGAATCTCATTCCTTTTCCTCGTTAAAGGGTTGCCCGTCCCGCTTGTTGCTTGTAAAGTAAACGATTGGCGAGTAATTGGTATTAGATTTTGAAAGACGATTAGCCGAGTCAGAAGAAACACAATCAGTCGAATGACTTTCAATTAAACagtatcttcatcatcatcatcatcatcatcatcatcatctctttcgTTACTTTGAGAGCCGTGCAAGAAGGCACGACAGCCAATCAAGAAGGCACGATAGCCAGTCAAGAAGGCACGATAGCCAGTCAAGAAGGCAAGATAGCCAATCAAGAAGGCACGACAGCCTATCACGAAGGCACGACAGCCTATCAAGAAGGCACGACAGCCTATCACGAAGGCACGACAGCCAGTCAAGAAGGCACGACGGCCTATCATAAAGGCACGACAGCCTATCAAGAAGGCACGACAGCCAGTCAAGAAAGCACGACAGCCGGTCAAGAAGGCACGACAGCCAATCAAGAAAACACGACAGACAGTCAAGAAAATACGACAGCCAGTCAAGAAGACATGATAGCCAAACAAGAAGGCACGACAGCCGATCAAGAAGACACGACAGCCAATCAAGCAGGCACGACAGCCAATCAAAAAGATACGACTGCCTAACAAGAAAACACGACAGCCAATCAAGAAAACACGACAGCCACTCAAGAAAACACTCCAGCCAATCAGGAAGCAGCGTAACAACAGCGGCCAGGAAGAGCAGCCAATCACAAATCGATATTACAGCGGACTGGGAACTTCCCGCGTCCTGTTCAGCCAATCAGATCCCGGGCGAACAGAAGAAGCAATTTCACAACTCGCCCAAAACAAATTTGTCGAACAAAGTTCTTCTGTCTTGGATGTGATAAATTGCACTTGGCgatgtttttcctttcttcttcttattcttcttcttctttcttcttcttctctgctccATTGCCTCGTTTGGGTTTCCTCTTCTTTGCTCGCCTCTTCGGATATTGGTTTGCAATCGAGGGTCTGGCGGTTCTGCCCAGGGAAATTTCCCCGAATAAGTCTTTGatcgatggttttttttttcgaagtctGGAGGGAGATCTTAACTTCTTTTGACGGATGCACATTTATATGCGTCAATATACGTCTGCGTTGCTTATTTCgtaagtgtattattattattattattattattattattattactattattattattatagtagatgaaacttattcacatggaacaagcccaccaaaggggccacttacttgaaattctttaaactttcaaagaatgttggtttcaacctcccaccacagcagACCCCCttaacactgcagcagtaactgatcatgatatagagccagtgatttttcattgccccgGTGGAGACACGAACCCtccgtgacatctgagtggcatgccacgactcTAACCACTATACAGTGTACCAGCAAAGAGATGAATGATAATATCTTCGAAGTATACTTCTGAAAATCTGAGTGTGCTGGTTAAACCTCCCCTGTAGTTTTGTTTAAACGATTCCACTCTTATAAGGGAGTACTGTTCTTATACCTGGGAAGGCTCTCCAACTGCTATTTTTCCTAATCAAGTTTAATTAGacgctttttttagttttctgtaaaagaaaattattatggagatggctattagtctgtctgtccgtcctcagatcttaaaaactactgaggctagaggactgcaaattggtatgttgatcatccaccctccaatcatcaaacataccaaattggagccgtctagcttcattagtttttattttatttaaggtaaggttagccataatcatgcgtctgggaacgctataggacaggccactacctggccgtggctgaaagtttcatgggtcgcggctcatacagtattatacgttgtagagaaaactcgattgccctgaagaaacttcagcagtttttaaattgctttttattGAAAACCCCTTGGTCTTACTTCCAACTTCAGATAAACTTCATTTCTGTCCCCTCCCTCTtaaaattttacagatattacTCTGGACAGTGCTCATGAAAGCTAGATGATCTTCCTACTCCCACACGTCGAGCCTCTCGTCCACAGAGCTTCTGGATGGAGATCATGATCTCAGGGGTCAACTGGCTTGGTTAGATGTTCTGTACCATTCACTTCCAGAATGTGGGATTCAATGCCTTCTGCATTTGTTCAGTAATAGATAactgtgcagttggaacttcagaagttcagctGAAGAAGCAGTGCATCAttactctaatactattctccttgcatttaaaaattgtttttatctatttattaatttctttttttcttttttaataattgggatctcttctttctgtatttccctttatttcctcctacttcttcctaatgaacaccttaatattctttggaagcttgaacttcaagtcagtggcccctttggtgggcttgttccatatgaataggggtcatcttctgaataataataataataataataataataataataataataagacacatCTTGCACAAGCAAGACATGTTAGATACTTTGCTTATCTTTATTGTAAAAAATGCCAGCCATAATTGTAAAATAGGTTACACACAGTAAAAGAAAGTGCCAGCCTCTCGGGAAAGGGGTGTCATCTCTTACGAAATATTTACAATCATTAGTAATTATGAAGTTAGTTCACGTGATGTAaagaaagggggttgggggttatTGGCTAGTGCATAAGAGTGATAATTTGAACGTCCGCATGTGGTTTTATTATTGAATATGTTTCTGCCATTGCATTTATGGTGCATTTATCATATATTCGTTTCTTTTAGTGCACCGAACAAGCTTActgtcattgatatatatatatattgtatgtgtatgtgtttgtgtgtatttaaaatatttttcgtgatggaaatattgtttattgCACCGGCGATGAAGAGCAGAGTAATAAACTTTGATGTGGACCATAAATGAAGTCCCTGATTGTCCGCTCCCATTTGCCCACAGCATATTGCTTGCCGCCGGCAGCCCACCAATCAGCATTCGGCACTCAAAGCTCCCAGGGGCTCATGCCATTAAACCAGCCAATCAGAGAGCGGCGCTCCTCTTCCTTTGGAGTCGTCACAGAAAATCAGCCAGTCAGAGAGCAGCTCTGCTCTTCCTTTCAGCAGTCATCACAGAAAATCAGCCAATCAGAGcgctcgttcttcttcttcttcgtcttgtcgtttctctttctctcctgtttcTAGCgtttatcagctctctctctctctctctctctctctctctctctctctctctccttgcagccTCATTCTGAAACATTCTTCTCGGGATCTTTGCAACTTCTGCCATTTCCCCGTCTCATTTGGCTTCGTTTCTGTAATCAGGGAGTCTCGCTCACTCCTTTTATTTCTTGCGAAGTTTCTCTCTTATTTGCGTTTTCTTCTCACTACTTCGTCGTTGcgggtctcctcctcctcctcctcctcctcctcctcctcctcctcctcctcctcctcctcctcctcctcctcctcctcctcctcctcctcctcctcttcttcttcttcttcttcttcttcttcttcttcttcttcttcaccaccaccacgtcctcctcctcctcctcctcctcctcctcctcctcctcctcctcctcctcctcctcctcctcctcctcctcctcctcctcctccttgtcttcaTACTGCTCTttaccttccttctttcttcctactcctcctgctcttcttcttcttttatttcttcaccttcctcctcctcctcctcctcctccctcctcctcctcctcctcctcctcctcctcctcctcctcctcattttcattttatatttctgttattccttCTTCTACCTACACATTTCCtgaggtcatttttttttaatattcccttcctatttttttttaatttctcgatTCATGACAGCCcatctgttattctttttttttattcccttttttttattttcctctctgccATTTCTCCCCCTCTGTCTCATGATTAAGGTCTTCCTCATGTTATCCTCTGTTTCTCCTCGTGATCTTTCTGTTAGTCTTCTCCTTTTATCTAGTTATCGCTAATTGTCGAGTTTTTATTCTTCTCACTtgccccctctcctcctccttaagatagtttttttatttgttattattattattattattattattattattattattattattccactcctcctcctccttcagacagtgttttctttgctatattattattattattattattattattattattattattattattattattattattattattattattattattattggtcagaatatgaaacttattcatctggaacaaacccaccaaaggggccattgacttgaaattcaatcttcgaAAGAatgttgtgtattattattattattattattattattattattatattattattattattattattattattgttattattattattattattattattattattattattattattattattattattattattattattattattattattcagaagatgaaacctattcatatggaacaagcccaccaaaggggccactgacttgaaattcttaagcttccaaagaatatggtggtcattttAAAGAAGTTAGGCCATGTTATATcttatattcctttcttttttaggGTACACTAGTATAACGTGTCACATTAAAGTTGATgttatttggaaaatattattatcattattattattattgagaagattaagaaccctattcatatggaacaatcccaccaaaggggccactgacttgaaattctttaagcttccaaagaacattgtggtgttcattaggaagaagtaagaggaggtaaaggggaatacagaaagagatctaacttatataaaaagaaaaaatagattaagacAACTGTAGCTACAACTGATCagcaagtgaaaataaagaaaaaataaaaacaccaaacaCAGGGGAAGCCGCATGTCGAATCAATCTAAAGTTCAGTGGTAAAAAGAGCTTCAACTCCTGAGTTACAGGGAAAGTTTATaactgttcttctctctctctctctctctctctctctctctctctctctctctctctctctctctctctctctctctctctctctctctctctctcccctgtgtggTTCTGTAAGAGATGTATACTGTATGTGGGGAATGTAAacgtccacctctctctctctctctctctctctctctctctctctctggtttgacTGGTGCTCTTGTCTTGTCCTAATTCGATCAAGGAAAGATTCTGGGTGATGTGGTTGCTCGTTTTGTCCCCCAGATTGGCTCCTGATGATGAAGACCCCGCAgtgggtcagtgccgtcagtgcacctcacgcggtgcactgtaggcattacttgaggtccttTTGCAGCGTCCTGAGgataactccgttcatattctcattgttccatctgactgtccaccctctctaacaattgttccatagtgcaactgcaaaaggttctcctcctgttatacctttcagacctcctaTTCTCAAATTCCGTTTCTCtccttattcacttatttttttattcattttattcactcGCTCATTCATTAAACACAGCTTTACTCTTTCCATCTTTAGCCTGTTTGTTCCTTTTTACACCTGTCgatatcctttacttttttttttttaaataatagacaTCCAATTCATCCCCTAGACATCCAATTCATCCCCTTTCTCCAGGTACGgatattatcttctttttcttttccactcTGTTCTTTGGTACATGGAttctattttttatctgtttccatattcataatactttcattattattattattattattattattattgttattattattattattattcagaaggcgaaccctattcatacggagcaAGTCCAccaaatgggccattgactttGATGGgcctgttccgtatgaatagggttattcatcctctgaataataataataataataataataataataataataataataataataatattctttggaagcttgaatttccagtcagtggcccgtTTGGTGAGCTTGTTACATGTGAATagatttcttcatcttctgaataataataataataataataatataataataataataatgataacaataataataataataataatattaataataataataataatgaatttgctAATAAAAGTTTTGGCTATATAACAGCACTTATTTACCTCAACATTTgaactgataaaaagaaaaattcacttcATAACCCAGAAATATAATCAAAGCCCCCTCTATGAATCTCAGGTCACAATTCCCAGTACTTGGTATAAATTGTATTGTCTCGAGTCATAATGTTCGCGGATGACACTTTATGAGAAAAGTTACAAAGTTTATGTTGTCATTCGCATATGTAATTAACTTCGGCTGCGGAACTTCACAGATTTCAACCGTTTCTGGAAGGAA
This genomic interval carries:
- the LOC136852837 gene encoding autotransporter adhesin BpaC-like; amino-acid sequence: MDDDSIFIIIIIIIIIISFVTLRAVQEGTTANQEGTIASQEGTIASQEGKIANQEGTTAYHEGTTAYQEGTTAYHEGTTASQEGTTAYHKGTTAYQEGTTASQESTTAGQEGTTANQENTTDSQENTTASQEDMIAKQEGTTADQEDTTANQAGTTANQKDTTA